The following coding sequences lie in one bacterium genomic window:
- a CDS encoding tetratricopeptide repeat protein codes for MRWVSVVALGCLVLIASFEPQAESSAARNEAAQKAGSSGMPGISATSGAAAGYVEDKICATCHRELFESYKSVGMSRAFYRPRVDRMIEDFDNNRLFHEPSQRHYEMTYEDGRLVFKRYQLDGEGRQIHVLEQEIDWILGSGSRARSYVYRTDAGELFLAPISWYSQPGSWQMAPGYDKPDHKGFSRAVSRDCMFCHNSFPDVPEASDLHGEPPLFPAELPEGLGCQRCHGPGAEHTELAFDVAPVEAVAAAILNPARLEPKLRDDVCMQCHLQASVAISPIRRFDRPDYSFRPGESLSDYLVHLDPVEERPASRRFEINHHPYRLRQSRCYVESKGKLSCLNCHDPHRKVPPEEAQAHYRAACLECHEIDACGLEPKNAHGEDPSNCITCHMQPRRTQDVVHAVMTDHLIRRKPDSEQNRLRPIPETNPNLREVQLLEPRSGLSTREEKIYQAVAMVRAGSDSGVDRLSEALEAARSKDLIPHLDLVTGLLRQGRFQDGVRTLTKLLETAPDNATVHLHLGVALSRLGKGDRALRHFERGLEIAPERAEVRYNLGKHLAVAGQSEAAVAHLQAAIQLRPNLAAAWFDLGTLYANLGQIGKAAEHFRRTLVLDPGHEKASSYLDRVLALSQARGQHATPGS; via the coding sequence ATGAGGTGGGTTTCGGTTGTTGCTCTCGGCTGTCTCGTGCTGATCGCCAGCTTCGAGCCTCAGGCCGAGTCCAGTGCCGCCCGGAACGAAGCGGCTCAGAAAGCCGGTTCCAGCGGCATGCCCGGCATCTCGGCTACCTCGGGTGCGGCGGCGGGATACGTCGAGGACAAGATCTGTGCGACCTGCCACCGCGAACTGTTCGAAAGCTACAAGAGCGTTGGCATGTCGCGGGCCTTTTACCGGCCGCGAGTCGACCGCATGATCGAAGACTTCGACAACAACCGCCTCTTTCACGAACCCTCGCAGCGTCACTACGAGATGACCTACGAGGACGGCCGGCTGGTCTTCAAGCGCTATCAGCTCGATGGCGAAGGCCGGCAGATCCATGTCCTCGAACAAGAGATCGACTGGATTCTGGGCTCGGGATCGCGGGCTCGCAGCTACGTCTACCGGACCGATGCCGGAGAGCTCTTCCTGGCCCCGATCTCCTGGTACAGCCAACCGGGTAGCTGGCAGATGGCGCCCGGTTACGATAAACCCGACCACAAGGGCTTCTCGCGGGCGGTTTCTCGCGACTGCATGTTCTGCCACAACTCCTTCCCCGACGTCCCCGAGGCCAGCGACCTGCACGGCGAGCCGCCGCTCTTTCCGGCCGAGCTCCCCGAAGGCCTCGGCTGCCAGCGCTGTCACGGCCCGGGAGCGGAACACACCGAACTGGCCTTCGACGTCGCACCGGTCGAGGCCGTGGCCGCCGCCATCCTCAACCCGGCGCGGCTCGAGCCCAAGCTGCGCGACGACGTCTGCATGCAGTGTCACTTGCAGGCCTCGGTGGCGATCAGTCCGATTCGCAGGTTCGATCGGCCCGACTATTCGTTTCGCCCCGGTGAATCGCTGTCCGACTACCTGGTGCATCTCGATCCGGTGGAAGAGCGGCCGGCTTCAAGACGATTCGAGATCAACCATCACCCCTACCGCTTGCGCCAGAGCCGCTGCTATGTCGAGAGCAAAGGGAAGCTGAGCTGTCTCAACTGCCACGACCCGCATCGCAAGGTCCCGCCCGAAGAGGCACAGGCTCACTATCGCGCCGCGTGCCTGGAATGCCATGAGATCGACGCTTGTGGCCTCGAGCCGAAAAACGCGCACGGCGAGGATCCGTCCAACTGCATCACCTGTCACATGCAACCGCGACGGACCCAGGACGTGGTGCACGCCGTCATGACCGATCACCTGATCCGCCGGAAGCCCGACTCCGAACAGAACCGCCTGCGCCCGATCCCGGAGACCAACCCCAACCTGCGCGAGGTGCAACTGCTGGAGCCCCGCAGCGGCCTGAGCACGCGCGAGGAGAAGATCTACCAGGCGGTAGCCATGGTGCGCGCGGGCAGCGATTCCGGGGTCGATCGGCTGAGCGAGGCCCTCGAGGCAGCCAGGTCCAAGGACCTGATCCCACACCTCGATCTGGTTACCGGCCTGCTTCGGCAGGGGCGATTTCAGGATGGTGTCAGGACCCTCACTAAACTGCTCGAGACCGCACCCGACAACGCGACGGTCCACCTGCACCTGGGCGTGGCGCTCTCCCGGCTGGGCAAGGGAGATCGGGCTCTGCGCCACTTCGAGCGCGGGCTCGAGATCGCCCCCGAACGCGCGGAGGTGCGCTACAACCTCGGAAAACACCTGGCGGTGGCGGGCCAGAGCGAAGCGGCCGTCGCCCACTTGCAAGCGGCCATTCAGCTTCGCCCCAATCTGGCGGCCGCCTGGTTCGATCTCGGCACCCTCTACGCCAATCTGGGACAAATCGGCAAAGCCGCCGAGCATTTCCGCCGGACGCTCGTCCTGGACCCCGGGCACGAAAAGGCGTCGAGCTATCTCGACCGGGTCCTCGCTCTGAGCCAGGCTCGAGGCCAGCACGCCACTCCAGGCTCTTGA